A stretch of Caenorhabditis elegans chromosome IV DNA encodes these proteins:
- the C42C1.8 gene encoding MFS domain-containing protein (Confirmed by transcript evidence) encodes MERSMALAERKNQNPNKSKPDPKEKKSSKKGKKSKNTEEQEDKTKTEETQEEIVPDPLKEDAKILPDLVSRSSIISAFESDGSRWFLLVSVALLNFSNTCSWIAYAPVGNYVNALYGEESAAWFSMIYMFVSVPFGFIGMYIGSKNTLNVPLIAACVLNAIGALIRALSTQPQVDPQNRFPICLLGQSIAAMAYPFIMFLPSKISATCFPPSQRTIATTIGVMANPLGVMVVNLVAPLIVQSSDDVWILNVILFIICFVALFFAGCSLGCLKPDETKQRKSNDYATSCGSVFGNLNYDILMFALGGGIGMFNSLYTMMLQMLCPSGYGNQVAGICAVLMIGCGMIGATVASIYVDKHKNYRTAMIVLMNFAVIFGVGFLWMSKVPNMSLILFFISGAFGFCGLAAYPVGLELAIECTYPAAPEVSSGFIVLVGQLFSVLIVAIIKIGAKSLSFVDSDFGVEACRAHAEDAINVPKNYDNPIIIITFIAVLIAIVVWFLREDYRRLRREMTNAPNRTRTTVSTTTIVGATTQESDPLNPSTSEQR; translated from the exons ATGGAAAGAAGTATGGCGCTTGCGGagagaaaaaatcagaatccCAATAAGTCGAAACCCGAcccaaaagaaaaaaagtcatctaaaaaagggaagaaatcaaaaaacactGAAGAACAGGAGGACAAGACCAAAACTGAAGAAACACAAGAAGAAATTGTCCCAGATCCATTAAAAGAAGATGCAAAGATTCTTCCTGATCTTGTATCAAGAAGCTcaattataagtgcatttgAATCTGATGGAAGTCGATGGTTTCTGTTAGTTTCTGTAGCATTGCTCAACTTCTCGAATACGTGCTCTTGGATTGCGTATGCACCAGTTGGCAACTATGTCAACGCCTTATATGGGGAAGAATCTGCTGCCtg GTTCTCCATGATCTACATGTTTGTGTCAGTTCCATTTGGATTTATCGGGATGTATATTGGCAGTAAAAACACACTCAATGTCCCACTAATCGCAGCTTGTGTTTTAAATGCTATCGGAGCCTTGATCCGTGCTCTATCTACGCAACCTCAAGTGGATCCGCAAAATCGTTTTCCCATTTGTCTTCTTGGACAATCGATTGCAGCAATGGCATATCCATTCATCATGTTTCTTCCATCGAAAATCTCGGCTACATGCTTCCCGCCATCTCAACGAACAATTGCTACGACGATTGGTGTTATGGCTAACCCATTAGGCGTTATGGTTGTAAACCTGGTAGCACCACTTATAGTTCAATCGTCTGATGATGTCTGGATTTTGAATGTCATTTTATTTATCATCTGCTTTGTTGCTTTATTTTTCGCTGGG TGCTCACTTGGTTGCTTGAAACCTGATGAAACGAAACAACGGAAATCAAATGATTATGCTACCAGCTGCGGGTCTgtttttggaaacctcaactACGACATTCTAATGTTTGCTCTTGGAGGTGGAATCGGAATGTTTAACAGTTTGTACACGATGATGCTGCAAATGTTGTGCCCTTCTGGTTATGGAAACCAGGTTGCAGGGATTTGCGCAGTTCTCATGATCGGATGTGGAATGATTGGTGCAACCGTTGCGAGTATCTATGTCGATAAGCATAAAAATTACCGAACAGCTATGATCGTACTCATGAATTTCGCTGTTATCTTTGGAGTTGGATTTCTCTGGATGTCAAAAGTTCCAAATATGTCATTGATTCTGTTTTTCATATCAGGAGCCTTCGGATTTTGTGGACTGGCTGCCTACCCTGTTGGATTAGAGCTTGCTATTGAATGTACATATCCAGCCGCTCCAGAAGTTTCCTCAGGTTTTATTGTGCTCGTTGGACAACTATTCAGTGTGCTGATTGTTGCAATTATCAAAATCGGCGCGAAAAGCCTAAGTTTTGTTGATAGCGATTTTGGAGTGGAGGCATGTCGGGCGCATGCAGAGGACGCCATCAATGTTCCAAAGAATTATGATAATCCAATTATT ATCATCACATTCATTGCTGTTTTAATTGCCATCGTGGTTTGGTTCTTACGTGAGGATTACCGACGACTAAGAAGAGAGATGACTAATGCTCCGAACAGAACACGCACAACGGTCTCTACCACCACAATCGTTGGTGCCACTACCCAAGAATCGGATCCTCTTAATCCGTCGACAAGTGAACAGCGATGA
- the oac-59 gene encoding Acyl_transf_3 domain-containing protein (Confirmed by transcript evidence), protein MIDYEPLLFNKTSNRFEFFDNRGFLYFTGVNHLSAHGMELVRPIYTKICKDLT, encoded by the coding sequence ATGATTGATTACGAACCGTtgcttttcaacaaaacatcAAATcgcttcgaattttttgacaatcgAGGATTTCTCTATTTCACAGGAGTCAACCATCTGTCAGCACACGGGATGGAATTAGTTAGACCGATCTACACAAAAATCTGTAAAGATTTGACATAA
- the oac-59 gene encoding Acyl_transf_3 domain-containing protein (Confirmed by transcript evidence) has translation MPSQPPSSKRLDLQGIRGLAILSVLGFHFYPKYFPNGYLGVDQFFVLSGLLMCMLLTKTESMSLISVLTHFYTRRFKRILPLYFLIILISVVALYTVFTSTAIVQNQSSALRALFFVSNRPKTGEEDYFEKLSLAMDIFTHTWSLSVEIQFYFVVPFIFLIGNLFSSVFKFGYYCLLGVISISYYFTSPQTTAFNSVFARIWQFLIGMIVYLIYFKKSTKPLDLPYNLLDAEKPNDDGKLKLLEEDGFDESEEEEETVETKVVADSSQKTKSYLGPFSKYFFLFPMVYIVTYPIAMYSFLLRPIFTLFTGILMLLSVDDYYLSNRVLTYIGDISYSLYLIHWPIYAYCKLTYPNNIYVLTAGLLVSIIIAVAVYETYEKWYLKLSNLSIAILIMLLLVVNLILINKDVIHEKINSSTTNNFARIDGILPNMTIDDADRMNAYWQRTDLGGLDEPGCVSRTPGKVWCDYEEKGKDFKIAIFGNSLTLNHRKMFLQECRHRAYNVTMYSEYGCEPLAALSNEAHCKRHLIDFVDFLKGTKPDYAFLFTRFFATGVPFEKNDTNLEKDSTYKEMRNQMNQFIPNIKKKLFVLDAFPRTNNQYTLQLAKDLKNGIDINEIHKKIVQPDTYKLARLRTEAIVKECGSKCEMIDYEPLLFNKTSNRFEFFDNRGFLYFTGVNHLSAHGMELVRPIYTKICKDLT, from the exons ATGCCATCCCAGCCACCGTCTTCAAAACGGCTGGACCTTCAAGGCATTAGAGGGTTGGCAATTCTATCAGTTCTGGGATTTCATTTTTATCCGAAATACTTTCCAAATGGGTATCTCGGAGTTGATCA attcttcGTACTTTCTGGACTTCTCATGTGCATGTTGCTCACCAAAACCGAGAGCATGTCGTTAATATCAGTGCTCACTCATTTCTACACTCGACGCTTCAAACGAATTCTTCCATTATATTTCCTCATAATTCTCATTTCTGTAGTTGCACTCTACACCGTCTTCACATCAACTGCAATTGTACAGAATCAATCGTCAGCTCTTCGAGCATTATTTTTCGTGTCAAATCGACCAAAAACTGGCGAAGaagactattttgaaaagctctCCTTGGCAATGGACATCTTTACTCACACATGGTCATTATcagttgaaattcaattttatttcgttGTCCCgttcatttttctgattggaaatttgttttccagCGTGTTTAAATTTGGATATTATTGTTTATTAG GCGTAATATCTATTTCCTACTACTTCACATCTCCCCAAACAACCGCCTTCAATAGTGTATTCGCAAGAATTTGGCAATTCCTAATTGGAATGATAGTCTATCtgatatatttcaaaaaatctacaaagcCATTAGATCTTCCGTATAACCTGTTGGACGCTGAAAAGCCAAATGATGAcggaaaattgaagttattgGAAGAAGATGGATTTGATGAAAGTGAGGAAGAGGAGGAAACGGTGGAAACGAAGGTTGTAGCGGATTCTTCCCAAAAAACCAAGTCATATTTGggtccattttcaaaatatttcttcctttttccaaTGGTCTATATTGTAACATATCCAATTGCCatgtattcatttttattgcg GCCAATATTCACATTATTCACAGGAATTCTGATGCTTCTCTCGGTTGATGATTATTATCTGAGTAATCGAGTTTTGACATATATCGGTGATATTTCATATTCACTTTATTTGATTCATTGGCCTATTTATGCATACTGCAAGCTCACTTATCCGAATAATATTTATg TGTTAACTGCGGGTTTGTTGGTCTCGATTATAATAGCTGTAGCGGTGTATGAAACATATGAAAA GTGGTacttgaaactttcaaatctCTCCATTGCCATTCTCATTATGTTGTTACTAGTtgtcaatttaattttgatcaATAAGGATGTTATCCATGAGAAAATTAACTCTTCGACTACTAACAACTTTGCCAGAATTGATGGCATTTTGCCAAATATGACGATTG ATGATGCTGACAGAATGAATGCGTATTGGCAGCGTACTGATTTAGGTGGACTCGATGAGCCAGGGTGTGTATCAAGAACACCTGGAAAAGTATGGTGTGATTATGAG gaaaaaggaaaagatttcaaaattgccaTATTTGGAAACAGTCTCACATTGAATCATCGTAAAATGTTCTTACAAGAATGCCGGCATCGGGCCTACAATGTTACAATGTATTCAGAATATG gaTGTGAACCATTAGCTGCTCTATCCAACGAAGCTCATTGTAAACGTCatttaattgattttgttGACTTTTTGAAAGGTACCAAGCCAGACTATGCATTCCTTTTTACCAG attctttgcCACCGGAGTACCATTTGAGAAAAACGATACCAACTTGGAAAAGGATTCGACGTATAAGGAGATGAGAAATCAAATGAATCAATTCAttccaaatatcaaaaagaagCTTTTCGTTTTGGATGCTTTTCCAAGGACAAATAATCAATACACGTTGCAATTGgcaaaagatttgaaaaatggaattgatATTAATGAAATTCAT aaaaaaattgtccagCCCGACACTTATAAGCTGGCGCGACTACGAACAGAAGCAATTGTGAAGGAATGTGGATCGAAATGCGAGATGATTGATTACGAACCGTtgcttttcaacaaaacatcAAATcgcttcgaattttttgacaatcgAGGATTTCTCTATTTCACAGGAGTCAACCATCTGTCAGCACACGGGATGGAATTAGTTAGACCGATCTACACAAAAATCTGTAAAGATTTGACATAA